In Plasmodium falciparum 3D7 genome assembly, chromosome: 13, the following are encoded in one genomic region:
- a CDS encoding protein transport protein SEC20, putative produces MNHNFKRSLDINNKNVDDNINKINSIINQMRLVDENLKSLFSFEETLNDHDALLLFRGRVSKRIVDYSNLITECDNNLTCSEYISPNLKEQYEYHLKNIDNYKRELSVWWNGRANDYHRLCMENFLNRKISDINVTSNDDDRNKLTDINLKDTKKLMIDEINRMKNVKSELIESSQKLKKQDEIFNIFEMKIRSSAKLIYSLKKKAESDTRYVWYSFFFFVSICVYITMRRLGLLRAMFTLIKLIVSILFYVSKLCFKIFQLFKKTNEAKYTPTVDNSKSLVLVPINNEL; encoded by the exons atgaatcatAACTTTAAAAGGAGTttagatattaataataaaaatgtagatgataatataaataaaataaattctaTAATAAACCAAATGAGATTGGTGGATGAAAACTTGAAAAGcttattttcatttgaaGAGACATTGAATGATCACGATGCCCTTttatta tTTCGAGGAAGAGTATCAAAACGAATTGTGGATTATTCAAATTTAATAACTGAATGTGATAATAACTTGACATGTTCAGAATATATTTCTCCAAATTTGAAAGAGCAATATGAATATcacttaaaaaatatagacaA TTATAAAAGAGAATTGAGTGTATGGTGGAATGGAAGAGCAAATGATTATCATCGTTTATGTATGGAAAACTTtttaaatagaaaaattag tgATATTAATGTCACGagtaatgatgatgatagaAATAAGTTAACAGACATAAATTTGAAGGACACTAAGAAATTAATGATAGATGAAATTAATAGAATGAAAAATGTGAAATCGGAGTTAATAGAATCATCCCAAAAATTGAAGAAACAGGATGAAATATTTAACA TTTTTGAAATGAAGATAAGGTCTAGTGCTAAGCTTATATAttccttaaaaaaaaa AGCTGAAAGTGATACAAGATATGTATGGTattcattctttttttttgtaagtATTTGTGTGTATATTACAATGAGAAGGTTGGGTCTCCTGAGGGCAATGTTTAcg CTAATTAAATTGATTGTgtccatattattttatgtgaGCAAACtatgttttaaaatatttcagCTTTTCAAGAAAACAAATGAGGCAAAATATACGCCAACGGTGGACAATTCGAAAAGTTTGGTTCTTGTTCCAATTAACAacgaattataa
- a CDS encoding U4/U6.U5 tri-snRNP-associated protein 2, putative translates to MERKSKKNSKSEKTESASKKKKKKDDDMSEPEEDEQKINEVEDGSLLLKSDKTENNVNNNNNNNNNNDNTNYDNQKNNLLYKKRNRVCPYLRTINRNLLDFDFEKLCSISLSNLHVYACLVCGLYFQGIGKGTHAYTHSLEKNHYVFINLETCKTCCIPEGYEIVDASLNDIKYFLKPTYNKEQVEHLCYNSVLGKSLDGGDFLPGLVGLNNLKNTDYCNVIIQLICSIIPLRNTLLLYECKENIAKNIIVVLSDLIKKIYNPRNFKGVVSPHEFLQAVGIESNKNFKIGTKKYPLDFFLWLLNKIYRHSNKMLKKRKLSTLKKKTGYMKRKLEDNEPVSKEEKKNLHDKEKIYDEMNKSDNTSNKKKEKDKWAYSNINIVDYCFDGELLIKTIKEEGNEESQENMELKFNESDNDSKDYLKNINEEEVEEEEKNKQKNDYQNIYNNTFLNLVKKNKNDLIVKIPFRTLSLKLPNAPVFKSTTESNIIPQVSIFELLSKFDGETETFLQEHFKIPNTLIISKLPKYLIFTIERFSKNNFFIEKNGTIVNFVIKNLDMKDYVHEDFLSLNPVTKYNLIANIFHTGTVNQGSYKIHVLNQPTNEWYEIEDLHVISILPQLVLLPESCIQLYQRQDVKLNGDI, encoded by the coding sequence atggaAAGGAAATCTAAGAAGAATTCAAAAAGTGAAAAAACAGAATCTGcttcaaaaaagaaaaagaaaaaggatgATGACATGAGTGAACCAGAAGAAgatgaacaaaaaataaatgaggTAGAAGATGGTTCTTTATTACTTAAAAGTGATAAAACagaaaataatgtaaataataataataataataataataataatgataataccAATTATGATAACCAAAAGAATAACTTATTGtataaaaagagaaataGGGTGTGCCCATACCTACGTACCATTAATAGAAACCTTCTGGATTTTGACTTTGAAAAATTGTGTAGCATCAGTTTATCAAATTTACATGTATATGCTTGTTTAGTATGTGGTTTATATTTTCAAGGGATAGGAAAAGGGACTCATGCTTATACTCATTCCTTGGAAAAAAAtcattatgtatttataaatttagaaACATGTAAAACTTGTTGCATTCCTGAAGGTTATGAAATTGTAGATGCTTCATTAAATGACATAaagtattttttaaaacctACCTATAACAAGGAACAAGTTGAACATTTATGTTATAATTCTGTATTAGGAAAATCGTTAGATGGTGGTGATTTTTTACCCGGATTAGTAggtttaaataatttaaaaaacacCGATTATTGTAATGTTATTATACAATTAATATGCTCTATTATACCCTTACGTAatactttattattatatgaatgtaaggaaaatatagcaaaaaatataatagtaGTACTCTctgatttaataaaaaaaatatataacccCAGAAATTTTAAAGGAGTTGTTTCTCCTCATGAATTTTTACAAGCAGTAGGAATtgaatcaaataaaaattttaaaattggTACGAAAAAATATCCTCTTGACTTTTTTTTATGGTTacttaataaaatttatagacattctaataaaatgttaaaaaaaagaaaattatcaacccttaaaaaaaaaacaggaTACATGAAAAGAAAACTAGAAGACAATGAGCCTGTttcaaaagaagaaaaaaaaaatctacatgataaggaaaaaatatatgatgaaatGAACAAATCAGATAATacaagtaataaaaaaaaggagaaagATAAATGGGCATatagtaatattaatatagtcGATTATTGTTTTGATGGGGAATTACTCattaaaacaataaaagAAGAAGGAAATGAAGAGTCACAAGAAAATATGGAATTAAAATTTAACGAATCAGATAATGATTCAAaagattatttaaaaaatataaacgaaGAAGAagtagaagaagaagaaaaaaataaacaaaaaaatgattatcaaaatatatataataatacctTTTTAAAtcttgtaaaaaaaaataaaaatgatttaatTGTAAAAATTCCTTTCCGTACATTGTCATTAAAACTACCAAATGCTCCAGTATTTAAGAGTACAACAGAAAGTAATATAATACCACAAGTATCTATTTTTGAATTGTTATCAAAGTTCGATGGAGAGACAGAAACCTTTCTACAAGAACATTTTAAAATACCGAATACATTAATAATATCTAAATTACCCAAATATCTAATTTTTACTATTGAACGTTTTTCaaagaataatttttttatagaaaaaaatggaaCAATAGTaaattttgttattaaaaaCCTTGATATGAAAGATTATGTACATGAAGATTTTCTAAGTCTAAATCCTGTAactaaatataatttaattgcaaatatttttcatacaGGTACAGTAAATCAAGGTTCTTATAAAATTCATGTATTAAATCAACCAACAAATGAATGGTATGAAATTGAAGACCTGCATGTTATATCTATTTTGCCGCAATTAGTTTTATTGCCCGAATCATGTATTCAGTTATATCAGCGACAGGATGTTAAACTAAATGGGGACATATAa
- a CDS encoding DNA replication licensing factor MCM4, whose protein sequence is MGTPRRRLGQQNNNNNSPFALSSSNIFGSNNEIFGSNFMHTPMSSRRTKNSKSFLNSMLNESRYLNQSNAGSQFIKYGHTPLAIRRIKCARADIGDVGREAFMEDVESGRLPHFIDSNLEQIKELFNQFFDEFNITNYSDVLDFTDEDRSISEYILLHRDNLKVYLAYYGWKMIKFIETGRQNECRLNNTNYEDDDENNENSEGIRNLEHIKSFEIDLTHIFFFNKKLYKLIIEYPSDCISEIDKIISTKYNSLLALVLEGDTRSSSSDKYPLSSTKQDYCRVRFFNKKHKDTPRKLGPNQIETLVCVKGVIIRCSNIIPEMTMAAFKCTSKKRIGVNNYEKCNEEVYEHVIQGEVQEPVTCSNCNNKNTFELWHNNCCFSSKQLIKLSEVTEHLKQGETPQSISIYAYDDLIDYTKPGDTVELTGILKASPVRLNPRSRCYNSVHRTYINVIHIKKENKQKMKLTEQNDTANIILKRNEDGTVEENFEKLNEQGNLLFTTEVIQKMEQLSKDPNIYQRLVDSIAPSIYGREDIKKGLLCQLFGGSKITDKYNNKYRSEIHILLCGDPSTAKSQLLHYVHKLSPRGIYTSGKGSSSVGLTAFISKDSETKEYILESGAVVLSDKGICCIDEFDKMDDSARAILHEVMEQQTVTIAKAGIVATLNARTSILASANPINSRYDKNKAVVENINLPPSLFSRFDLIYLVIDQANEDEDRKLATVLCKNFSYNPEEEEDEDQEDQEEDEPNYITQQRARKSKGTSRKNERENYYNDGDNDDDDDISNYLNDSNDAQNKRGSWANVNISYDEYNNSSNKKTSKNYLIDSNTLALYIAYCRITCNPIISLESKKIIIEEYIKMRCKEGTKSPTASPRQLEGLVRLSQSLAKMKLKRVVSPEEANEAVRLMNIATFQSLIDPLSGRIDFDQVNLGQTSQHKKKSDLIKDIIMNALVLKNMTKDELLTHCHETIMNDPQHTTSMDRKSFEEAFYDLEKSQEITRLCSGLYKKK, encoded by the coding sequence atgGGTACACCAAGAAGAAGATTAGGACaacaaaataacaataataatagtcCCTTTGCATTGAGTTCTTCTAATATATTTGGGTCGAACAATGAGATATTTGGAAGTAATTTTATGCATACGCCTATGTCGAGTAGGAGGACAAAGAACAGTAAAAGTTTTTTAAATAGTATGTTGAATGAATCAAGATATTTAAATCAGAGTAATGCCGGTTCtcaatttataaaatatggaCATACCCCTTTAGCTATTAGAAGAATAAAGTGTGCAAGAGCTGATATTGGAGATGTTGGTAGAGAAGCTTTTATGGAAGATGTTGAATCAGGTCGTTTGCCTCATTTTATTGATAGTAATTTAgaacaaataaaagaattatttaatCAATTTTTTGAtgaatttaatattacaaattATAGTGATGTTTTAGATTTCACGGATGAAGATCGTAGTATAagtgaatatattttattacatcGTGATAATTTAAAAGTCTATTTAGCTTATTATGGTtggaaaatgataaaatttaTTGAAACAGGAAGGCAAAATGAATGTAGATTAAATAATACTAATTATGAAGATGacgatgaaaataatgaaaattccGAAGGTATACGAAACTTGGAACATATAAAATCTTTTGAAATTGATTTgacacatatatttttttttaataaaaaattatataagttAATTATTGAATATCCATCCGATTGTATAAGTGAAATTGATAAAATTATTagtacaaaatataattctcTTTTAGCTTTAGTTTTGGAAGGAGATACCAGATCAAGTTCTTCTGATAAATATCCATTAAGCAGTACTAAGCAAGATTATTGTAGAGTTCgattttttaataagaaaCATAAAGATACCCCTAGAAAATTAGGACCTAACCAAATTGAAACCTTAGTATGTGTTAAAGGTGTTATTATTAGATGTTCTAATATTATTCCAGAAATGACTATGGCAGCTTTTAAATGTACATCTAAAAAAAGAATAGGtgttaataattatgaaaagtGTAATGAAGAAGTTTATGAACATGTGATTCAAGGAGAAGTACAAGAACCCGTGACTTGCTctaattgtaataataagaacACTTTTGAACTATGGCATAATAATTGTTGCTTTTCATCAAAacaattaattaaattaagTGAAGTTACTGAACATTTAAAACAAGGAGAAACGCCACAGTCAATTTCTATTTATGCATATGATGATTTAATAGATTATACAAAACCTGGAGATACAGTTGAATTAACAGGTATATTAAAAGCTTCACCTGTAAGATTAAATCCACGATCTAGATGTTATAATAGTGTACATAGAACTTACATAAatgttattcatataaaaaaagaaaataaacaaaaaatgaagttaactgaacaaaatgatactgctaatattatattaaaaagaaatgaagaTGGTACAGTAGAGgaaaattttgaaaaattaaatgaacaaggaaatttattatttacaacCGAAGTTATTCAAAAAATGGAACAATTAAGTAAGGAtccaaatatatatcaaagaTTAGTAGATTCAATAGCTCCATCAATTTATGGAAGAGAAGATATTAAGAAAGGTCTCTTATGTCAATTATTTGGTGGTAGTAAAATAacagataaatataataacaaatatagatCAGAAATACATATCTTATTATGTGGTGATCCATCTACAGCTAAATCACAACTTTTACACTATGTTCATAAATTATCACCAAGAGGAATATATACAAGTGGAAAAGGTAGTAGTAGTGTAGGTCTTACAGCATTCATATCAAAAGATTCAGAAactaaagaatatattttagaaTCAGGAGCAGTCGTATTATCAGATAAGGGTATTTGTTGTATTGATGAATTTGATAAAATGGATGACTCAGCTAGAGCCATTCTACATGAAGTTATGGAACAACAAACAGTAACCATAGCAAAAGCCGGTATTGTTGCTACACTTAATGCACGTACATCAATCTTGGCATCAGCAAACCCTATTAATAGTagatatgataaaaataaagcagttgttgaaaatattaatttaccACCTTCCTTATTTTCTAGATttgatttaatttatttagttATAGATCAAGCCAACGAAGACGAAGACAGAAAACTAGCCACTGTACTCTGTAAAAATTTTTCCTACAATCCAGAGGAGGAAGAAGACGAGGATCAAGAAGACCAAGAAGAAGATGAACCTAACTATATTACACAACAGAGAGCTAGAAAATCAAAAGGAACAAGTAGAAAAAATGAACgtgaaaattattataacgatggtgataatgatgatgatgatgatataagTAATTACCTTAATGATAGTAATGATGCACAAAATAAAAGAGGCAGTTGGgctaatgtaaatatatcatatgatgaatataataatagttctaataaaaaaacgtctaagaattatttaattgATTCTAATACATTAGCATTATATATAGCTTATTGTCGTATAACATGTAATCCTATCATCTCACTTgaaagtaaaaaaattatcattgaagaatatataaaaatgagatGTAAAGAAGGTACCAAATCTCCAACAGCTAGTCCAAGACAACTAGAAGGATTAGTAAGATTAAGTCAAAGCTTAgcaaaaatgaaattaaagCGTGTAGTATCACCAGAAGAAGCAAACGAAGCTGTCAGATTGATGAATATAGCTACCTTCCAAAGTTTAATTGATCCATTAAGTGGTAGAATAGATTTTGATCAAGTAAACTTAGGACAAACCTCTCAACATAAGAAAAAATCAGATCttataaaagatattattatgaatgctttagttttaaaaaatatgacaaAAGATGAATTATTAACACATTGTCATGAAACTATAATGAACGATCCACAACATACAACATCCATGGATAGAAAATCTTTTGAAGAAGCTTTTTATGATCTTGAAAAATCCCAGGAAATCACACGATTGTGTTCAGgattatataagaaaaagtaa